A region from the Branchiostoma lanceolatum isolate klBraLanc5 chromosome 2, klBraLanc5.hap2, whole genome shotgun sequence genome encodes:
- the LOC136427684 gene encoding cytochrome P450 2D4-like isoform X2, with product MAAGTFALEIFQLYRLNFQTFLVFCLVFLLASLYLRRPGNLPPYPPGWWPVLGHLLALGRAPHRKLTEWRRQYGDVFTVRMGMTDVVVMNGYPAVKDAVVYRSELFASRPPSYIFDACTGFGKAIGGGRWGDEMKQTLGMKMGTGSVEESIREEAGCLCDKVMGYGGKSFDIERDLQVTIGNIICSMIFGNRFDHNDEGFKGLLGSVKTVMSNFSAAQLVTVFPFLRFVPGLNGSVSSATYHARKIQKFILDEIVRHQQNLDHENPRDFIDLGLTEVETQGKVHNFTVENVMYIAQDFFLAGIDTTTTALRWGLLYMAMNTDIQERVQEEIDAVVGGALPALSHRSQLPYTEACLMEAPRIRTAAPFGLPHATTQSVAVGGLHIPAGTSVLMNLYSIHMDPAYWPDPDRFDPNRFLDKEGRVISKPDAFMPFSGGRRGCPGDKLAKMELFLIFTALLQNITFKLPEGVASYSTEGEYQGTLRPPESHKLCAIPR from the exons ATGGCGGCAGGCACATTTGCTCTGGAGATCTTTCAGCTATATCGTCTGAATTTTCAGACGTTCCTCGTGTTCTGTCTTGTCTTCCTTCTGGCGAGCCTGTATCTTAGACGTCCCGGGAACCTGCCTCCGTACCCGCCAGGATGGTGGCCTGTCCTTGGGCACCTTCTCGCCTTGGGCCGAGCGCCTCACCGCAAGCTGACGGAGTGGAGGCGGCAGTACGGGGACGTCTTCACCGTCAGGATGGGAATGACAGATGTGGTGGTTATGAACGGCTACCCTGCCGTCAAGGACGCGGTCGTATACAGGTCCGAGCTCTTCGCATCCAGGCCACCAAGTTACATATTTGATGCTTGCACTGGTTTCGGGAAAG CCATCGGCGGGGGACGATGGGGAGATGagatgaaacaga CCTTGGGGATGAAAATGGGAACAGGGAGTGTTGAAGAAAGCATCCGAGAAGAAGCAGGCTGCCTTTGTGACAAG GTGATGGGATATGGAGGAAAGTCGTTTGACATTGAAAGAGACCTACAGGTGACAATAGGCAACATCATCTGCTCCATGATCTTCGGAAATCGCTTTGACCACAATGATGAGGGTTTTAAAGGACTCTTGGGATCAGTCAAGACTGTCATGTCAAATTTCTCAGCTGCACAGCTCGTCACTGTCTTTCCATTCCTGCGATTTGTTCCTGGAT TAAATGGGTCCGTAAGCAGTGCAACGTACCACGCCAGGAAGATCCAGAAGTTTATTCTGGATGAGATAGTTCGCCACCAGCAGAACTTAGATCACGAGAATCCACGTGACTTCATCGATTTGGGCTTGACGGAAGTCGAGACTCAAGGAAAGGTGCACAACTTCACCGTGGAAAACGTCATGTACATCGCTCAAGACTTCTTCCTTGCTGGGATCGACACCACTACCACCGCTCTGCGTTGGGGCCTCCTGTACATGGCCATGAACACAGACATCCAAGAGAGG GTGCAAGAGGAGATAGATGCGGTTGTTGGAGGCGCCCTGCCTGCCCTGTCGCATCGCTCCCAGCTGCCCTACACGGAGGCCTGCCTGATGGAAGCACCGCGGATCCGCACGGCAGCGCCTTTTGGTCTTCCCCACGCCACCACTCAGTCGGTTGCGGTGGGTGGGCTCCACATTCCCGCTGGAACGTCG GTCTTGATGAACTTGTACTCCATCCACATGGACCCTGCATACTGGCCTGATCCGGATCGGTTTGACCCCAACAGGTTCCTAGACAAAGAAGGCCGCGTCATCAGCAAGCCCGATGCCTTCATGCCATTTtcaggag GACGGCGGGGATGTCCGGGGGACAAGCTCGCCAAGATGGAGCTGTTTCTGATCTTCACCGCCCTCCTGCAGAACATCACCTTCAAGTTACCGGAGGGTGTCGCGTCTTATTCCACCGAGGGGGAATATCAGGGGACTCTCCGTCCACCTGAGTCTCACAAGCTTTGTGCCATCCCGCGTTGA
- the LOC136427684 gene encoding cytochrome P450 2D4-like isoform X1 — protein sequence MAAGTFALEIFQLYRLNFQTFLVFCLVFLLASLYLRRPGNLPPYPPGWWPVLGHLLALGRAPHRKLTEWRRQYGDVFTVRMGMTDVVVMNGYPAVKDAVVYRSELFASRPPSYIFDACTGFGKAIGGGRWGDEMKQKKRFASSALKTLGMKMGTGSVEESIREEAGCLCDKVMGYGGKSFDIERDLQVTIGNIICSMIFGNRFDHNDEGFKGLLGSVKTVMSNFSAAQLVTVFPFLRFVPGLNGSVSSATYHARKIQKFILDEIVRHQQNLDHENPRDFIDLGLTEVETQGKVHNFTVENVMYIAQDFFLAGIDTTTTALRWGLLYMAMNTDIQERVQEEIDAVVGGALPALSHRSQLPYTEACLMEAPRIRTAAPFGLPHATTQSVAVGGLHIPAGTSVLMNLYSIHMDPAYWPDPDRFDPNRFLDKEGRVISKPDAFMPFSGGRRGCPGDKLAKMELFLIFTALLQNITFKLPEGVASYSTEGEYQGTLRPPESHKLCAIPR from the exons ATGGCGGCAGGCACATTTGCTCTGGAGATCTTTCAGCTATATCGTCTGAATTTTCAGACGTTCCTCGTGTTCTGTCTTGTCTTCCTTCTGGCGAGCCTGTATCTTAGACGTCCCGGGAACCTGCCTCCGTACCCGCCAGGATGGTGGCCTGTCCTTGGGCACCTTCTCGCCTTGGGCCGAGCGCCTCACCGCAAGCTGACGGAGTGGAGGCGGCAGTACGGGGACGTCTTCACCGTCAGGATGGGAATGACAGATGTGGTGGTTATGAACGGCTACCCTGCCGTCAAGGACGCGGTCGTATACAGGTCCGAGCTCTTCGCATCCAGGCCACCAAGTTACATATTTGATGCTTGCACTGGTTTCGGGAAAG CCATCGGCGGGGGACGATGGGGAGATGagatgaaacagaaaaaaagattcgCCTCTTCAGCCTTGAAGACCTTGGGGATGAAAATGGGAACAGGGAGTGTTGAAGAAAGCATCCGAGAAGAAGCAGGCTGCCTTTGTGACAAG GTGATGGGATATGGAGGAAAGTCGTTTGACATTGAAAGAGACCTACAGGTGACAATAGGCAACATCATCTGCTCCATGATCTTCGGAAATCGCTTTGACCACAATGATGAGGGTTTTAAAGGACTCTTGGGATCAGTCAAGACTGTCATGTCAAATTTCTCAGCTGCACAGCTCGTCACTGTCTTTCCATTCCTGCGATTTGTTCCTGGAT TAAATGGGTCCGTAAGCAGTGCAACGTACCACGCCAGGAAGATCCAGAAGTTTATTCTGGATGAGATAGTTCGCCACCAGCAGAACTTAGATCACGAGAATCCACGTGACTTCATCGATTTGGGCTTGACGGAAGTCGAGACTCAAGGAAAGGTGCACAACTTCACCGTGGAAAACGTCATGTACATCGCTCAAGACTTCTTCCTTGCTGGGATCGACACCACTACCACCGCTCTGCGTTGGGGCCTCCTGTACATGGCCATGAACACAGACATCCAAGAGAGG GTGCAAGAGGAGATAGATGCGGTTGTTGGAGGCGCCCTGCCTGCCCTGTCGCATCGCTCCCAGCTGCCCTACACGGAGGCCTGCCTGATGGAAGCACCGCGGATCCGCACGGCAGCGCCTTTTGGTCTTCCCCACGCCACCACTCAGTCGGTTGCGGTGGGTGGGCTCCACATTCCCGCTGGAACGTCG GTCTTGATGAACTTGTACTCCATCCACATGGACCCTGCATACTGGCCTGATCCGGATCGGTTTGACCCCAACAGGTTCCTAGACAAAGAAGGCCGCGTCATCAGCAAGCCCGATGCCTTCATGCCATTTtcaggag GACGGCGGGGATGTCCGGGGGACAAGCTCGCCAAGATGGAGCTGTTTCTGATCTTCACCGCCCTCCTGCAGAACATCACCTTCAAGTTACCGGAGGGTGTCGCGTCTTATTCCACCGAGGGGGAATATCAGGGGACTCTCCGTCCACCTGAGTCTCACAAGCTTTGTGCCATCCCGCGTTGA